AGTGTCTCAATATGACTACTTTGTGTTTGAAAGTGACTATTCTGTGTCTGAATCATGCGAAATTGATCTTCAATGATCGTTTTCAGAGACTCGATGTCCGGTTCCCTAGAAGAAGATAAAGCAAAAGATCAATAGATTGCAATTAGTTCaaataaaaatgcaaaatatataagattactCCTGCTCATCATCCTTAGGGATTTCTCCTAGTGAAGGACCAGCGGGGGTGGATCCTTGATGCTCGCTGTCGACTTCTGGGTACTCATCTGTCTGCAAACATAGACCAGGGAAAAGGTTTAAATTTGAATAGAAATCTCTATCTATATATAAGATAACGTTTGCCTCTACATGAGTCAAGGTCGATAATGACCATCCTCAAAGGAACACTATATGATTAAAAAGGTTGGACAAGGTTCAACAACTAGCTTGTTGGCCTAGTTGTGTGAAAGCATACGGGAAACTGTGTACCTTCATTGACGCTGGCTTGAGTTGAGATTTCAGATCACGGATCGCTAACTACAGATACAAATCCAAAACACTATGTTTAGCGAGAACTGTCTCCATGTAATGGTCGAGTAAAACAATGAGGGTGGAAACATGGGGGTAAGGCGATATGATTCCTTGAGACTTTTTACCTTCATTTGTGCAATTTCCAACTGAAATGATAAAGAAATGACCATCAAaacttgttcggacatattgaaAAGTAACAGAGACTTATAAGCCAAATGCCAACCTTTTCTTTCAAAGACTTGTCGGAAGATCTTAGAGTTTGGATGTAGTCAATCACAAATGCAGGTTCTGAAAGAAAACACAATCATTGTAGTGAGTATCAAAAGGGTTAAGCAAGAAAGTGCAAACCAATAACAGTGAATGGGAGAAGGACTCTAACCAGGAGATTTACTAGCAGGAACAAAGGACTCTTTCTTAAACGCTGAGTTCCACTTATCAGTCTCTGCTTTTGCTGATTCAAGCTCCCTCTGACCAAGAAAAAATAAGTCAGACAACAACAAATAACACTAATGTAGTAaagaaaatgaattaaaaaaaaaaaaaaagatttaaggATTAGTAACAATACTTGACATGAAGCAAGCTCATCTTTACAGCTCTGAAGACTGCCACAGAGAGAGACAAAGCAGGTTAAAGTGTATACATCAAAGCAAACACTCTCTGCttcaaaccaaaagaaaaaaagcatCAAGAGAGGGAAGGGGATACAAAAACCTTTCAGTGAGTGACGCAATCATCGCAGCAGCAACACCTTCTTCACATACTTTCGTGCAAGTGCAACACTGAATGATCACAAAACAAACAACTTGTCACTCAATCACACATACTATAGCGAAGAATGTGTGAGACGAGAGATGTTAACACGTTCAGAAGGAGAGCAATGCAGAATATTAACAGTGGTCAAGCAAGAAAATTGAACTAAGGTAGCATAGAATCTAGGGTTTGGAACTTCTTATGATcacccaaaaaaagaaaactacctTCTTTGACGCGGGGGAGATGTCATTTTCATCGCCTTCGAAGCTTCTTTTGTTACCTGAAACAAACGGATGAAATCATGAGTACTCAAATCCACTGCGATCTACCAAAAAAAAGCAtgaatgtgaagaagaagaCCTGAAGCGGGATGATCTCCGTCCATTAGAGAAACGAAAACCTAAGATTTCTGCGGGATATCGACTGGAATCGGGGAATTTagcatttacttttttttttgtttgggggAAAGAGGAGAGAACTGAGTCAACCCGGTTCGGGGTTTGGATACGGTTTTGCTTTACATATGTAATTCTTTCCTTTTTCAGGGACTAAATGTaagtaattgtttttttttaaagatgccAATAATTTGGACGTATTGACAGAAAGGACCTCGCCTGAATTGCCCGCctaaaaattcaagaaattCAGTAATTTACTGTACTATTTGTGAAATTggataatgaaaaaaaagaatataactccttaatatagaattttttttttgtccattaCCCTATTTTCcaacttaatttaaaataaattatggaTTGAGCTTAGACTATGTATCTTTTTTCTTTAGCTTTGTTTCAAGTTTCAACTCCAGTGAAAGTGTATGTTTAtcacttctttttatttaatcaatatttcttttcttttcttttttataaatataagggTTAAATCCGGGTCTATTAAAGACACATATTTAATCCCCGGATGAAAGTACAATCCACGAATAGACTTTTTCCTGTGcattcaaatgagccgaaagcaataactcatatcaTTGTGGTCGGTGGGGTTTTAATCAACATTTCTTAATCCTTATGACCACAGTTATAGCCTTGTATTTCATATCATGCATTTAAACTGAATACTCAGGActcaaacaattaaaaaaaaaata
The sequence above is drawn from the Raphanus sativus cultivar WK10039 chromosome 7, ASM80110v3, whole genome shotgun sequence genome and encodes:
- the LOC108814815 gene encoding uncharacterized protein LOC108814815, yielding MDGDHPASGNKRSFEGDENDISPASKKCCTCTKVCEEGVAAAMIASLTESLQSCKDELASCQRELESAKAETDKWNSAFKKESFVPASKSPEPAFVIDYIQTLRSSDKSLKEKLEIAQMKLAIRDLKSQLKPASMKTDEYPEVDSEHQGSTPAGPSLGEIPKDDEQEEPDIESLKTIIEDQFRMIQTQNSHFQTQSSHIETLNSQIQTQNSQIQTQNSLFQRFDAFFDYLAAKDPQLAALRSTNLNPKNDQAGSGNDQAGKNDANTVDTFSL